From the genome of Fusobacterium varium, one region includes:
- a CDS encoding Predicted membrane protein codes for MDKIGRFLKILFMCHSRPDRSFYFNGKQFPICARCTGVLLGWIIGIIYCILLEVPRGWVTVLILIPLMVDGGTQALGKRESNNILRCVTGIYLEWELYLFFYTFID; via the coding sequence ATGGATAAAATAGGAAGATTTTTAAAAATATTATTTATGTGTCACTCAAGACCAGATAGAAGTTTTTATTTCAATGGAAAACAATTTCCAATATGTGCGAGATGTACAGGAGTATTGCTGGGCTGGATAATAGGAATAATATACTGCATTTTATTAGAGGTTCCAAGAGGTTGGGTAACCGTTTTAATTCTTATTCCTTTAATGGTTGATGGAGGAACACAGGCTTTAGGAAAAAGAGAGAGTAATAATATTCTAAGATGCGTTACAGGAATTTATTTGGAATGGGAGCTATATTTATTTTTTTATACTTTCATAGACTAA
- a CDS encoding SWIM zinc finger, which produces MDSKNSVINEIKPFLPFINEEFIVSISNKGIYKRSIKDLEKARENILLSVKDTGIIEVKIEDVVVELNVNIQKSRCTCPASSICKHIVMALLYLKEFYDSNQNEEEKEIEEDKEEKIDEINFYEELKKLTGDKILEIVGKKTYNSVINSIFIRNEAIFEYGDMLTVTIASQNAKVYFPKEKSIENAMCSCKEKGICSHKIYALISYLIKEGKITEEDTEYETIEIGEKEKEIIENLHIFISSIFDRGISGLTGNEISQAEKFYIQIYGIKLFASADELKNLSSELGFYFSKNISFSNKRLMHILCSIYNRTSALLIVKDNRKKIMLVGQRQEEKFNLDNIELIGLGASGGITKRNDLLITAYFYCKDINSILSMSTLRPYENSSQISTLYNMGQVWSNELSFKEVSVSKMILKDAKLSTGKISSAKSTICNIKGKTTEEDINELAVSDYSLIITELRKHKFRYFEPYSATKNIFLIKAEEIKNIEYDKIEQKLKFDVLDSNGNTIVFDIKYNSVSENAIKYFEKNKTGSYFEYILGSITEKNGIMNGKFLSGIQDGKIKNIFF; this is translated from the coding sequence ATGGATAGCAAAAATAGTGTTATAAATGAAATAAAGCCTTTTCTCCCTTTCATAAATGAAGAGTTTATAGTTAGTATTTCAAATAAAGGGATATATAAACGTTCTATAAAAGACCTGGAAAAAGCCAGAGAAAATATTCTATTGTCAGTAAAGGATACAGGAATTATAGAAGTAAAAATAGAAGATGTAGTTGTGGAATTAAATGTGAATATACAGAAAAGCAGATGTACATGTCCAGCTTCAAGTATCTGCAAACATATTGTAATGGCACTTCTTTATTTGAAAGAATTTTATGACAGTAATCAAAATGAAGAAGAAAAAGAGATAGAAGAAGATAAAGAGGAAAAAATTGATGAAATAAATTTCTATGAAGAATTAAAAAAACTCACAGGGGATAAGATACTGGAAATTGTAGGGAAGAAAACCTATAATTCTGTTATAAATTCAATTTTTATAAGAAATGAAGCGATTTTTGAATATGGAGATATGCTTACTGTAACCATTGCCAGTCAAAATGCTAAAGTATATTTTCCTAAAGAAAAATCTATTGAAAATGCAATGTGTTCTTGTAAGGAGAAGGGGATATGTTCACATAAAATATATGCTCTGATATCTTACTTGATAAAGGAAGGAAAAATAACAGAGGAAGATACAGAATATGAAACAATAGAAATAGGAGAAAAGGAAAAAGAGATTATAGAAAATCTTCATATTTTTATAAGTTCAATATTTGATCGTGGGATATCAGGGTTGACAGGGAATGAGATAAGTCAGGCAGAAAAATTTTATATACAGATTTATGGAATAAAACTTTTTGCATCAGCAGATGAATTAAAAAATCTTTCAAGTGAACTTGGCTTTTATTTTTCTAAAAATATATCTTTTTCTAATAAAAGGCTGATGCACATATTATGTTCTATTTACAACAGAACATCTGCTCTGCTCATAGTGAAAGATAATAGAAAAAAAATAATGCTGGTAGGACAGAGGCAGGAGGAAAAGTTTAACCTTGATAACATTGAATTAATAGGATTAGGAGCTTCTGGAGGCATTACAAAAAGAAATGATCTTCTTATAACAGCATATTTTTACTGTAAAGATATAAATAGTATTTTGTCAATGAGTACTCTTAGACCATATGAAAATAGTTCACAAATAAGTACTCTGTACAATATGGGGCAGGTATGGTCAAATGAGCTTTCTTTTAAAGAGGTATCAGTGTCAAAAATGATTTTGAAAGATGCAAAACTTTCTACAGGAAAGATATCTTCTGCAAAATCTACAATATGTAATATAAAGGGAAAAACAACTGAAGAAGATATAAATGAATTGGCTGTTTCAGATTATTCACTTATCATAACTGAATTGAGAAAACATAAATTTAGATATTTTGAACCATATTCAGCTACTAAAAATATTTTTTTAATAAAAGCAGAGGAAATAAAAAATATAGAATATGATAAAATAGAACAGAAACTTAAATTTGATGTATTAGATTCAAATGGAAATACTATAGTGTTTGATATAAAATATAATTCTGTATCAGAAAACGCTATAAAATATTTTGAAAAAAATAAGACTGGGTCATATTTTGAATATATTCTTGGAAGTATTACTGAAAAAAATGGAATAATGAATGGAAAATTTTTAAGTGGGATACAAGATGGAAAGATAAAAAATATATTTTTTTAA
- a CDS encoding gas vesicle protein GvpN, with product MEVKILKPTMEMKYAEELEALRNTDTGKKPENWLMSPKAVRTFILGSDKAVEYNGKKVKITKKFYGDDSLVERSIITLAGNRGLMLVGDPGTAKTMLSELLSAAICGTSTNTIQGTAGTTEDMIKYSWNYAMLLAKGPVREALVPAPLYIGMKEGIITRFEEITRCPLEMQDSMISVMSDKMLNIPEFAEEPVLYARPGFNVIATANTRDKGINEMSSALKRRFNFETVLPVSSVTIEAKIIEQECEKMFNEANIEMKIDHNVIEVLALTFRELREGITYENIKVDIPSSVMSTAEAVSVYFQTAIDSYYYSDGKITADKLVQNIKGAVIKENRDDLSKLKNYFGTVVKKRAEKEGSLWIDYYEARNNLK from the coding sequence GTGGAAGTAAAAATTTTAAAACCTACTATGGAGATGAAATATGCTGAGGAATTAGAGGCATTGAGAAATACAGATACTGGGAAAAAACCAGAAAATTGGCTTATGTCCCCCAAAGCAGTGAGAACATTTATCCTTGGAAGTGACAAGGCTGTAGAATATAACGGGAAGAAAGTAAAAATAACTAAAAAATTCTATGGAGATGATTCTCTTGTAGAAAGAAGTATAATCACTCTTGCTGGAAATAGAGGACTTATGCTTGTGGGAGATCCCGGAACAGCAAAAACTATGTTGAGTGAACTTTTATCTGCTGCTATCTGTGGAACAAGTACAAATACTATTCAGGGAACAGCAGGGACTACTGAAGATATGATAAAATATTCGTGGAACTATGCAATGCTTTTAGCAAAAGGGCCTGTAAGGGAAGCTCTTGTTCCAGCACCTTTATATATTGGAATGAAAGAAGGAATAATAACTCGTTTTGAAGAAATAACCAGATGTCCATTGGAAATGCAGGACAGCATGATAAGTGTTATGAGTGATAAAATGTTGAATATTCCAGAGTTTGCAGAAGAACCAGTACTGTATGCAAGACCGGGATTTAATGTGATAGCTACTGCTAATACCAGAGATAAGGGTATCAATGAGATGAGCAGTGCTTTGAAAAGAAGATTTAATTTTGAAACAGTTCTGCCAGTGAGCAGTGTAACTATAGAGGCTAAAATAATAGAACAGGAATGTGAAAAAATGTTCAATGAGGCTAATATAGAAATGAAAATAGATCATAATGTTATTGAAGTACTTGCTTTGACTTTCAGAGAATTGAGAGAAGGTATAACTTATGAAAATATAAAAGTAGATATACCATCATCAGTTATGAGTACAGCAGAAGCAGTATCAGTGTATTTCCAAACTGCTATTGATTCATATTATTACAGTGATGGAAAAATAACTGCTGACAAACTTGTTCAAAATATAAAAGGAGCAGTAATCAAGGAAAATAGAGATGATTTATCAAAACTTAAAAATTATTTTGGAACTGTTGTGAAAAAAAGAGCAGAAAAAGAGGGGTCATTATGGATAGATTATTACGAGGCGAGAAACAACCTGAAATAA
- the roo gene encoding Rubredoxin-oxygen oxidoreductase → MHNVRKVTEDLYWVGGDDHRLHLFENIHPIPRGVSYNSYLLLDKKTVLFDTVDWSIGRQFIENIQAVLDGRPLDYMVINHMEPDHAAMIEEVMLRYPKVKVISNEKAFYLMNQFGFHIDNSKTQEVKEGDKISFGKHEILFVAAPMVHWPEAMVSFDLSNGVLFSADAFGSFGALDGKLFNDEVKFDREWLDDARRYYTNIVGKYGPHVQSLLKKAGGIDIKIICPLHGPVWRSDLGYFLEKYDKWSRYEPEEKGVMIVYASMYGNTENAVSVLASKLVEKGMTNVVMYDVSKTHVSQLISETFKYSHVVLASVTYNLGIYPLMHNYLMDMKALNLQKRTFGILENGSWACESGKLMQEFLEDMREMTVLNERVSLTSAMNENTIEEMDIFVDSILESMKEKN, encoded by the coding sequence ATGCATAATGTTAGAAAAGTAACTGAAGATTTATATTGGGTAGGAGGAGATGATCATCGTCTTCATCTATTTGAAAATATACACCCCATTCCTAGAGGAGTATCATACAATTCATATCTTTTATTAGATAAAAAAACTGTTCTATTTGATACAGTAGACTGGTCAATAGGACGTCAATTTATAGAAAATATACAAGCAGTTTTAGATGGAAGACCTTTAGACTATATGGTTATCAATCATATGGAACCTGACCATGCTGCTATGATAGAAGAAGTAATGCTTCGTTATCCTAAAGTTAAAGTTATCAGTAATGAAAAAGCATTTTATCTTATGAATCAATTTGGATTCCATATAGATAATTCAAAAACACAAGAAGTAAAAGAGGGAGATAAGATCTCTTTTGGAAAGCATGAAATTTTATTCGTTGCAGCTCCAATGGTACACTGGCCAGAAGCTATGGTAAGTTTTGATCTTTCTAACGGAGTTTTATTCAGTGCAGATGCTTTTGGATCTTTTGGAGCTTTAGATGGAAAACTATTTAATGATGAAGTAAAATTTGATAGAGAATGGCTTGATGATGCAAGACGTTACTATACAAATATAGTTGGAAAATATGGACCTCATGTACAGTCACTTTTAAAGAAAGCTGGTGGAATAGATATAAAAATTATATGTCCTTTACATGGTCCGGTTTGGCGTAGTGATTTAGGATATTTCTTGGAGAAATATGATAAATGGAGTAGATATGAGCCTGAAGAAAAAGGTGTAATGATTGTATATGCTTCAATGTATGGAAATACAGAAAATGCTGTGTCTGTACTTGCTTCTAAACTTGTAGAAAAAGGAATGACTAATGTGGTAATGTATGATGTTTCTAAAACTCATGTTTCTCAACTTATATCTGAAACATTTAAATACAGCCATGTAGTATTGGCATCTGTAACATATAATTTAGGAATTTATCCATTGATGCATAATTATTTGATGGATATGAAAGCTTTAAATCTACAAAAGAGAACATTTGGTATTCTGGAAAATGGTTCTTGGGCTTGTGAATCTGGAAAATTAATGCAGGAATTCTTAGAAGATATGAGAGAAATGACAGTATTGAATGAGAGAGTTTCGTTAACTTCTGCTATGAATGAAAATACAATTGAAGAGATGGATATTTTTGTTGATAGTATACTTGAATCAATGAAAGAAAAAAATTAA
- a CDS encoding Acyl-CoA dehydrogenase, short-chain specific produces the protein MFFKTTEDHENLRMKIREFAETEVKPIAFMLDKENEFPTEAVKKLGEMGILGTPFPKEYGGAGLDMLSYAIAVEELSRVDGGTGVILSAHVSLGSYPIFAYGTEEQKQKYLVPLAKGEKLGAFGLTEPNAGSDAGGTETTAVLEGDYYILNGGKIFITNADKAETYIVFAVTTPDIGTRGISAFIVEKGWEGFTFGDHYDKMGIRSSSTAELIFNNVKVPKENLLGKEGEGFKIAMSTLDGGRIGIASQALGIAQGAFENALEYAKEREQFGKPIAFQQVISFKLADMATKLRAARFLVYSAAELKENHENYAMESAMAKQYASDVCLEIVNEALQIFGGTGYLKGMEVERAYRDAKICTIYEGTNEIQRVVIASHLIGKMPKSDGGSKKPSSKGHATGIRKNIILKEGSAKERVEALVEALKADGYDFTVGIDIDTPISKADRVVSAGKGIGPKENMELIKKLAIQAGAAIGSSRPVAETLRYLPLNRYVGMSGQKFNGNLYIACGISGAGQHLKGIKDATTIVAINNNPNAQIFKNADYGIIGTVEEILPLLTAALDNGEPKKEAPPMKKMKRIIPKKEIPTWKRHVCNGCGYEYDPAIGDEENDIKSGTLFEALPEEWICPICGESKDMFIEV, from the coding sequence ATGTTTTTTAAAACAACAGAAGATCATGAAAATTTACGTATGAAAATAAGAGAATTTGCAGAAACAGAGGTAAAACCCATAGCTTTTATGCTTGATAAGGAAAATGAATTTCCAACTGAAGCTGTAAAAAAATTAGGAGAAATGGGAATATTGGGAACGCCATTTCCAAAAGAATATGGTGGAGCCGGTTTAGATATGCTTAGTTATGCAATTGCTGTTGAAGAATTGTCAAGAGTAGATGGAGGAACAGGAGTAATTTTATCAGCTCATGTTTCTTTAGGTTCGTATCCTATTTTTGCTTATGGAACTGAAGAACAAAAACAAAAATATTTAGTACCATTAGCAAAGGGAGAAAAGTTAGGAGCTTTTGGACTTACAGAACCAAATGCAGGAAGTGATGCTGGAGGAACTGAAACAACAGCAGTACTAGAAGGAGATTACTATATTCTAAATGGTGGAAAAATATTTATAACAAATGCTGATAAGGCTGAAACATATATAGTTTTTGCAGTTACAACTCCTGATATAGGAACAAGAGGAATAAGTGCTTTCATAGTTGAAAAAGGTTGGGAAGGATTCACGTTTGGAGATCACTATGATAAAATGGGTATTCGTTCATCTTCTACTGCCGAATTGATATTTAATAATGTAAAAGTACCAAAGGAAAATCTTTTAGGGAAAGAAGGAGAAGGATTTAAAATTGCTATGTCTACACTGGATGGTGGAAGAATAGGAATAGCTTCTCAGGCCCTTGGAATTGCTCAAGGTGCTTTTGAAAATGCTCTTGAATATGCAAAAGAAAGAGAACAATTTGGAAAACCAATTGCTTTCCAACAGGTAATTTCATTTAAATTAGCTGATATGGCAACAAAATTAAGAGCAGCAAGATTTTTAGTATATAGTGCTGCTGAATTAAAGGAAAATCATGAAAATTATGCTATGGAATCTGCTATGGCGAAACAATATGCTTCTGATGTATGTTTGGAAATTGTAAATGAAGCACTGCAAATTTTTGGAGGAACTGGATATCTTAAAGGTATGGAAGTAGAGCGTGCTTATCGTGATGCAAAAATTTGTACTATATATGAAGGAACAAATGAAATTCAAAGAGTAGTTATTGCTTCGCACTTAATTGGTAAAATGCCTAAAAGCGATGGAGGTTCTAAAAAGCCATCTTCAAAAGGGCATGCAACAGGTATTCGTAAAAATATAATATTAAAAGAAGGAAGTGCAAAAGAAAGAGTAGAAGCTCTAGTAGAAGCTTTAAAAGCTGATGGATATGATTTTACAGTGGGAATAGATATAGATACTCCTATATCAAAGGCTGATCGTGTAGTAAGTGCTGGAAAAGGAATAGGACCAAAAGAAAATATGGAGCTTATCAAAAAGCTAGCTATACAAGCAGGAGCTGCTATTGGATCATCTAGACCAGTGGCTGAAACTTTAAGATATCTTCCATTAAATCGTTATGTTGGAATGTCAGGACAAAAATTTAATGGAAACTTATATATAGCTTGTGGAATTTCAGGAGCAGGTCAGCACTTAAAAGGAATAAAAGATGCTACAACAATAGTTGCTATTAATAATAATCCAAATGCACAAATATTTAAAAATGCTGACTATGGAATAATTGGAACAGTTGAAGAAATACTTCCTTTACTTACTGCTGCATTAGATAATGGAGAACCTAAAAAAGAAGCTCCACCAATGAAAAAAATGAAGAGAATTATACCTAAAAAAGAAATACCTACTTGGAAGCGTCACGTATGTAATGGTTGTGGATATGAATATGATCCAGCTATAGGAGATGAAGAAAATGATATAAAATCAGGAACACTTTTTGAAGCTCTTCCTGAAGAATGGATCTGTCCAATATGTGGAGAAAGTAAGGATATGTTTATTGAGGTTTAA
- a CDS encoding Na+-dependent transporters of the SNF family, producing MSEKRESFTGKIGFMLSCVGAAIGLGNIWLFSWKLGKYGGAAFLIPYFIFIALFAVVGLVGEISFGRMMKKGIFGLPEIIQNTKLPLKKYLPVIPIISVTGVFIFYVIVFGWVIKYFFSYLTGAINHVEYGEYFGQLAGQTASIPWHVVGIVFSVTVISLGVVKGIEKINKIIMPLMFVIFLGLMIRSLTLPNAISGVNFLLQPNWNMLKEPITWIMALGQAFFTVGLSGSALLVYGSYLGDDVNIFESVIQTCFLDTIAALMAGFIIIPAAFAFGLDAGAGPSLLFITIPAIFSHIPGGTFLGGIFFLSVIFAALSSAINQLEVPVESFMDKFGFSRKKSAVIVGGIALIIGLVLDLNMNYFGKFADFVSVILIPLGAVISLGVYFYCVDKNKVITEINKGSNFKTGSIILWFGRYIFIPGTIVIIILGLIYGGIG from the coding sequence ATGAGTGAAAAAAGAGAAAGTTTTACAGGTAAAATAGGATTCATGCTTTCATGTGTTGGAGCAGCTATTGGACTTGGAAATATATGGTTATTTTCCTGGAAATTAGGGAAATATGGTGGAGCAGCTTTTCTTATACCATATTTCATATTTATTGCATTGTTTGCAGTAGTTGGTCTTGTAGGAGAAATATCATTTGGAAGAATGATGAAAAAAGGTATATTTGGCTTACCTGAAATAATACAAAATACGAAATTACCATTAAAAAAATATCTTCCAGTAATTCCTATAATATCAGTAACAGGAGTGTTTATATTTTATGTTATAGTTTTTGGTTGGGTAATAAAATATTTTTTTTCATATCTTACAGGAGCTATAAATCATGTTGAATATGGAGAATATTTTGGACAGCTTGCAGGACAGACAGCTTCTATCCCATGGCACGTAGTAGGAATAGTTTTTAGTGTAACAGTTATATCTCTTGGAGTTGTAAAGGGGATAGAAAAGATAAATAAAATAATAATGCCTCTAATGTTTGTAATATTTTTGGGGCTTATGATAAGGTCACTTACTCTACCAAATGCCATATCAGGAGTTAATTTTCTTCTTCAACCTAACTGGAATATGCTCAAGGAGCCAATAACATGGATAATGGCACTAGGACAGGCATTTTTTACAGTTGGATTGAGTGGTTCAGCACTTCTAGTATATGGAAGTTATCTTGGTGATGATGTAAATATATTTGAAAGTGTGATTCAGACCTGCTTTCTAGACACAATAGCAGCTCTTATGGCTGGTTTTATAATAATACCAGCAGCATTTGCTTTTGGATTAGATGCAGGAGCAGGACCTTCTCTTTTATTTATAACAATACCTGCAATATTTTCACATATTCCAGGGGGAACATTTCTTGGAGGAATATTTTTTCTAAGTGTTATATTTGCTGCTCTTTCATCTGCTATCAACCAGCTTGAAGTACCAGTGGAATCATTTATGGATAAATTTGGATTTTCAAGGAAAAAATCAGCTGTAATAGTAGGAGGAATAGCTCTTATTATAGGGTTGGTTTTAGATTTAAATATGAATTATTTTGGAAAATTTGCTGATTTTGTTTCAGTTATTCTTATTCCACTAGGAGCAGTTATATCTTTGGGAGTTTATTTTTATTGTGTAGATAAAAATAAAGTAATAACTGAAATTAATAAGGGGAGTAATTTTAAAACAGGTAGTATAATATTATGGTTTGGAAGATATATATTTATTCCAGGAACAATAGTAATAATAATTTTGGGTCTTATTTATGGTGGAATAGGATAG
- the proS gene encoding Proline--tRNA ligase — protein MRFSKSYIKTLKETPKEAETASHKLLLRAGMIKKLTSGVYTYLPLGYKALRKVENIVREEMNRAGSQEILMPVLQPAELWKESGRWDVMGPLMMKLQDRNKRDFVLGPTHEEVITDLIRNDISSYKSLPLSLYQIQTKFRDEIRPRFGLMRGREFVMKDGYSFHATVESLDEEFLNMRDTYSRIFSRCGLKFRPVEADSGAIGGSGSQEFHVLADSGEDEIIYCDSCSYAANVETAVSKVEAAPKEEIKNAELIDTPNVAKIDDIVQFLNIPYSKTVKAMMYRDMGNDQVYMVLIRGDYEVNETKLKNIVNAVDVALLTDEELEKHGLVKGFIGPYGIELGNIKIVADTTVTEINNHTAGGNKADTHYINVNYGRDYKADIVADVKTVKAGETCERCGGKLHSARGIEVGHIFKLGDKYSKAMNATFLDDKGESKVMIMGCYGIGVSRTLASAIEQNNDEFGIIWPTALAPYIVDVIPANIKNEEQVKVAEEIYEALLNDGIEAMIDDRDERPGFKFKDADLIGFPFKVVSGKKAGEGIVELKIRRTGETIELSKDDVVSTVRELMKKY, from the coding sequence ATGAGATTTAGTAAGAGTTATATAAAAACACTTAAAGAAACTCCAAAAGAAGCAGAAACAGCAAGTCATAAACTTCTATTGAGAGCAGGTATGATAAAAAAACTTACAAGTGGAGTTTATACATATTTACCATTAGGGTATAAAGCTTTAAGAAAAGTGGAGAATATAGTAAGAGAAGAGATGAATAGAGCAGGTTCACAGGAAATCTTGATGCCAGTACTTCAACCAGCTGAATTATGGAAAGAGAGCGGAAGATGGGATGTAATGGGACCTTTAATGATGAAGCTTCAAGATAGAAACAAAAGAGATTTCGTATTAGGACCAACTCATGAAGAAGTTATTACAGATTTAATAAGAAATGACATCTCGTCATATAAATCTCTACCATTAAGTCTTTATCAAATTCAAACTAAGTTTAGAGATGAAATAAGACCAAGATTTGGACTTATGAGAGGAAGAGAATTTGTTATGAAAGATGGATATTCTTTTCATGCAACAGTTGAATCATTAGATGAAGAATTTTTAAATATGAGAGATACTTATTCAAGAATATTCTCAAGATGTGGACTTAAATTCAGACCAGTAGAAGCAGACTCTGGAGCAATAGGAGGAAGCGGTTCTCAGGAGTTTCATGTACTGGCAGATTCTGGAGAAGATGAAATCATATATTGTGATTCTTGTTCATATGCAGCAAATGTAGAAACTGCTGTAAGCAAAGTGGAAGCAGCACCAAAAGAAGAAATAAAAAATGCAGAATTAATAGATACTCCAAATGTTGCTAAGATAGATGACATAGTTCAATTTCTTAATATTCCTTACAGTAAAACAGTAAAAGCCATGATGTACAGAGATATGGGAAATGACCAGGTGTATATGGTTTTAATAAGAGGAGATTATGAAGTAAATGAAACAAAACTTAAAAATATAGTCAATGCTGTAGATGTAGCTCTTCTTACAGATGAAGAACTTGAAAAACATGGACTTGTAAAAGGATTTATTGGACCATATGGAATAGAATTAGGAAATATAAAAATAGTTGCAGATACTACTGTAACTGAAATTAATAATCATACAGCTGGTGGAAATAAGGCCGATACTCACTACATAAATGTAAATTATGGAAGAGATTATAAAGCTGATATAGTTGCAGATGTGAAAACTGTAAAAGCAGGAGAAACATGTGAAAGATGTGGAGGAAAACTTCATAGTGCAAGAGGAATAGAAGTAGGACATATTTTTAAACTTGGAGATAAATATTCAAAAGCTATGAATGCAACTTTCCTTGATGATAAAGGTGAAAGCAAAGTTATGATTATGGGGTGTTATGGAATAGGAGTATCAAGAACTCTTGCATCTGCTATTGAACAAAATAATGATGAATTTGGAATTATCTGGCCTACAGCTTTGGCACCTTATATTGTAGATGTTATTCCTGCTAATATAAAAAATGAAGAGCAAGTAAAAGTAGCTGAAGAAATATATGAAGCTCTTTTAAATGATGGAATAGAAGCTATGATAGATGACAGAGATGAAAGACCTGGATTTAAATTTAAAGATGCAGATCTTATTGGATTCCCATTTAAAGTTGTTTCTGGTAAAAAAGCTGGAGAGGGAATTGTAGAACTTAAGATTAGAAGAACTGGAGAAACTATTGAGCTATCTAAAGATGATGTAGTTTCTACAGTAAGAGAATTAATGAAAAAATATTAA